The Pogoniulus pusillus isolate bPogPus1 chromosome 21, bPogPus1.pri, whole genome shotgun sequence genomic interval GATGAACAAGCACAAAATACACACACTTTATTTTTTGAAGCTGTTTCTCAGTAGTTCACCTGTAACTGGGAAAAAAGGAAACCACAAAGAGGCTGCACCATTTGAAGCCTCCTATCGACAGCAGGCAGGTAAACTCAATACACCTTTCGACCCAAATCCCTTCCTGCTCCACCATCAGACATGCTGTGGCATAGCCCTTGCCCTGTTCCTGCACCTGAAAGGCAGCTATTAACACCGTGTGAGCAGTGGGAATGCACAAAGGCATTCGGTTTGTTATCTTGCTCAGATAACAAGACTAAAGGTTCTAAAGCCTTCTAAGCAGCTGCCTTTAAAtcaggtcctgcatctggcgGGGGACACCTGCCTCTGCTTTTGaacctctgctgcttttctcttctcttgctcctctgccttcctccgCTCCTCCTTTAGCTCCTTGTATCTCCACTTGGGAATCTGCAAATAGGGGTCATCCTTTGCACTGCTCCTCCTTCTTGCCTTTTCTGGCTGGAAGGTGGGTGGAGGAGCCTTGCTGACGCGGACTTTGGGGATGACAAAGCCCGGCCTGACACTGCTTCGCCTAAGCAGGTGGAGAGGCAAGAGGCTCGCTTTCCTGGTGGCCACAGCGTTCACCTGGGACACTGCAAGACCGatgggctgcaggctggctcGCCGGTCCTTCTTCTTGGGGATCAGCATGACTTTGGAGTTCTGAAAGAGCTTCTCGTAGCTGCTCAAGTGGTCTTTGTCCTGCGATCGGATCTCCTGGGCTCTCTGCCTCCTGAGGATTTCCTGCACGGCCAGCCTGCGCTTGCCGACGCACGGCGGGCTGCCCGGGCACACGGTCCGGCACGACACAGCCACGAAGGGACTGCTCAAGCTGGTGGTCACCTTCACCATGTGGGCAAGGACCCCGTCTTCTTCTGGACCATAAAAGGACCGGAATGAGACCGCTGCCCTCACGCACTCAGAAATCCTCTGCAAACAGCTTTTTGGCTCTGCAGCCTTGGCAAGAAGTTCCTTCATCTTTGGCCATTCTGGTTTATATTGTTCACAAAACTGTTCTGGGCATGGTCTGTCCATCAGCTTTTGTATGATGAAGGCAGATTCTGATCTTCCCGTGAAGCAAGCCCATTCCCATGAAGTCAGTCCGCGGCTTGGGTCAGTCGCGTGAACGTTTGCCCCtcaaatgaaaacaagaacacatggGTGTTATTAATGAAACTGCTCTCACTTGTAGCTGAAATCAGAGCTGAACCAGGCAGACCCCTGCACATAAAACACAGTCATCGTTGTGTCAAAGCGAACACACGATAAGGAGAGGTCAAGTTCCTGACTTTTCAAGCTCCTGAGGTATTTAAGAAAGTCATAAAATGTATTAAAGCTGCAGGGATGATTTGTTTCTTCAAACACTGCAAAGAATGAAAtaaagaattcatagaatcatagaatgaagcaggttggaagagacctccaacatcatccagtccaacctagcacccagccctggccaatcaaccagaccatggcactaagtgcctcatccaggctttgcttcagcacctccaggcacagtgcctccaccacctccctgggcagcccattccaatgccaatcactctctctgccaacaacttcctcctaacatccagcctagacctcccctggcacaacttgagactgtgtccccttcttctgttgctggttgcctgggagaggagaccaaccccacctggctacagcctcccttcaggtagttgcagacagcaatgaggtctgccctgagcctcctcttctccaggctgcacactccccagctccctcagcctctcctcataaggtttgtgttccaggcccctcaccaccttcatcacccttctctggacacattccaactgCATTGAATGTTGTCTGCCATTTTAAAACTCACCCACTTGAGGTCACAAGGAAAGAGCAACCAACATGGACAGAAACACTTCTCCACACAAAAgcttccccagcatttttgtagcccccttcagatcctggaaggccacaagaaggtcacctgggagccttctcttctacagactcaaaagccccaactctttcagtctgtgctcacagcagagctgctgcagccctctgagcatcctcctggccctgctctggacacactccatcaTGTCCAAAtgcttcttgtaatgagggctccagaactggatgcagtactccaggtggggtctcaccagattggagtggagggggagaatcacctccctggccctgctggccacacttctgctgctgcagcccaggctctgcttggctttctgggctgcaagtgcacactgctggctcctgttgagcttctcctccagcagcatccccaagtccctctcctcagggctgctctccagccactcactgcccagcctggatctgtgcctgggattgccttcacccagatgcaggaccttgcacttggtcttgctgaacctcctgagcttggcttgtgcccacctctccagtctgctcagttccctctggatggatccctgccctccagcctggctgctgcaccacacagcttggtgtgggcagcaaacttgctgaggctgcactcagtgcctctgttcaTGGCACCTACAAAGAtcttgaacaagactggtcccaggactgatccctgagggactctgcttgtcactggcctgcacgTGGCCATGGaaccattgacagccactctttgggtgcagccatcaagccagttctttatccatccagtgctccacccatcaaacccatgtgtcaccagcttggagaccaggctgtggtgtgggacagtgccaaaggccttgctcagctccaggtaaatgccatcagttgctcacccctcatctattcATGTTGTGACCTGCTCATAGAAGGCCagcaggtttgtcaggcaggatttgcctgcATGTTTGAATGTTTTGGGCTGGTTTGAACTTCAGGGCAAGTACAGCCTACAGGTTTTCTTTTAGGAAAACTGCACCTGCCACTTGTTCTGCCTCTCCTTTGGAAGTTGTCCTGAAATTCGTTTTCACATAGATGCCCCCTTAGGCTATCAATACCCTGTTTGAATAAGAAGCTTTAGTCTCCCTTGATATCCAAATTTGTCATCCTGAGTCTTAAGACAGGGTGTGAAACAGACATCTCTTAGTGACCCATTTGATATACTGTATTTAAACCCCAGTCTCCAAATCCACAGCCACTCAGATGACTTTACTAAAGTAGCACTGAGTTTACACTGGAGATTACAGCAGGGCTTGGCATGTGACTTACAGCTGGCATTTCGGGACTCTGGCTGGCTCATTTgctgagagctggcagcagcacagagctggcagtgcagcacCCTGTGACACACTGCCCATGAGTGACTGGATCCCTCTTTACCTGCTGTGTGCTCACAAATACCAAATTCACATGTCCCAAACGCTCGCTTTGAGGAAGCATCACTATGGCCAAGTGTCTCAGAGCACCTTAATCTTGTCCTGGTTGACCCTGGCcaccctccagcatctcaaatTTCAGAAAGAGCAGTCATTTTGACAGCTCAGTTCCAACCATCTGTCACACACTGCTGATACATCTTCCCATCTGCTGTCTTAAATCCATGCTTACACAGCTAGGAAAGGGAGTTACTTTCCTTTACTGACCTCCTAGAAtcgcagaatcagtcagggttggaaaggaccacaaggattgtctagttccagccccctgccatgcccagggacaccctaccttatatcaggctggccacagcctcatccagcctggccttaaacacctccagggacagcgcctaaaccacctccctgggcaacccagtccagcctctcaccactctcatgctcctcctcacctccacactgactctccccacctccagctttgctccattccccccagtcctgtcactccctgacagcctaaaaagtccctccccagcttttttggagcccccttcagatcctggaaggccacaagaaggtcacctgggagcctcctcttctccagactgcacagccccaactctttcagtctgtgctcacagcagagttgctgcagccctctgagcatcctcctggcccttctctggacacactccagcacatccacatccctcttgtaataggggctccagagctggatgcagtactgcaggtggggaaCAAGCTTCTGGCAGACTTTCAGTAAGAGGAATAAAAAGCCATGACACTGGTAAGGACAATTTGCCAAGTCATAAGCTCTTGGGGTTGAAGTTCCACTTTAAATGATAGTTTGTAAGAGGCCCTGGAAAATTCTGAGCTAGTATATGTGTGAAGCATGTACTAGTCCCAGAACCTGCATCTGTGCCTAGCAGTATCCAAGCCCTGGCAGTTACTTGACAGTGCtgtgtcagaaaaaaaatgaactcCAAAAATGCATGATCTGATTCCAAAGCTTTGATTCCAGTGTAAGAGGCTAAGGAacaccagagaaaagaacatgcCAGCTACCATACCATTCCAGCATTCCCTGTGTCATATCAACATCTAGAAAGTGGCTATGATGAAAATGAATAGAAGTGGTATTTTATGCTTGATAAATGCCCCAGACTTAAAATACTCAGATTGTGAGAGATCAGACTTGTGTGACAGCCAAATGGCTGTAATGAAGTACTtaagagcttggaggtctctcccaacctggctgattccaggattctatggttctctgattctatgtgtctgtgccacagctccctctTTGCAACAGATAGAGACCTGCTGGTGCCTTATTGCCCATAAACCTGGAGCCCCAATGCAGATCTGTAGTAGGATTAGAAAGAGGGCTTCTCTCCTGCATTGACTAATTTTCTACTAATGTCTCCTGTGGTACATGAACCCTACATTCAACTCCCCAGAGCTCTCCACAACCTGCCCCAGGACCTGCCCCAGTGTGAGGGAGAAGCGAAGGTCTGCTATGGTCCCACCCTTGCACCATTATACCcaacagagctggcagcaagACACCTCTATGCCTTTCCCAGCTGTCATTAATTCCTTGTTTACAAATCTTGAGGATCACACTTTCTAAACTTCCCTAGTCAGAATGAAATTTCACCCTGAGAGCTCTTAGAGAGCTCCTGGATGGGTTTCCACAGgcaagcagctctcctgtgctaACAGCTTCACTGCCTTGTCTGTGCCTTGTTGTAAAGCTGCacccatttcatagaatcagaatcagccaggttggaagagacctccaagctcagccagtccaacctagcacccagccctggccaatcaaccagaccatggcaccaagtgcctcagccaggctttggctgaacacctccagggatggtgcctccaccacctccctgggcagcccattccaatgccaatcactctctctgacaacaacttcctcctagacctcccctggcacaacttgaggctgtgtccccttgttctgttgctgcttgcctggcagaagagaccaaccccacctggctacagcctcccttcaggtagctgcagacagcaatgagctctgccctgagcctcctcttctgcaggctgcacccccccagctccctcagcctctcctcacagggtttgtgttccaggcccctcaccagctttgttgcccttctctggacacatttcagcacctcaacatctctcctgaattgaggagcccagaactggacacagcactccaggg includes:
- the ANKRD33B gene encoding ankyrin repeat domain-containing protein 33B encodes the protein MVLLSGDGEQLAGEQVCPAPAAAKEMPGAEAESSPEQGAAGAAAEGQAETEDHEEEEEEEDYEDYEDYSELPDTCSIASDDSFYPPGGPEDEEDCWSLEQEERDSPEALTLFRACCTNNAVVLKALIRQGPEEEEVRETDRNRRNGLIVACYQGYVDIVIALAQCPHLDVNWQDNEGNTALITAAQAGHITITNYLLNYFPGLDIEKRNMFGFTALMKSAMQGRTECVKALMLAGANVHATDPSRGLTSWEWACFTGRSESAFIIQKLMDRPCPEQFCEQYKPEWPKMKELLAKAAEPKSCLQRISECVRAAVSFRSFYGPEEDGVLAHMVKVTTSLSSPFVAVSCRTVCPGSPPCVGKRRLAVQEILRRQRAQEIRSQDKDHLSSYEKLFQNSKVMLIPKKKDRRASLQPIGLAVSQVNAVATRKASLLPLHLLRRSSVRPGFVIPKVRVSKAPPPTFQPEKARRRSSAKDDPYLQIPKWRYKELKEERRKAEEQEKRKAAEVQKQRQVSPARCRT